In one Lycium barbarum isolate Lr01 chromosome 7, ASM1917538v2, whole genome shotgun sequence genomic region, the following are encoded:
- the LOC132601727 gene encoding uncharacterized protein LOC132601727: MSRELASGMVHLTNAAAVWKDLGERIAKRDLTRIYQVHHEICTITQGNLSISEFFSRLKTAWENYSALLPVPQCCDKSKVYAEHMKQQRLMQFFMGLNETYSHARSQILMIVLAPTLNQAYSMLLRDESQRVQSNLISQTQHHIEQVNLNNTTALAVAHYDKFKKATNSEMYCTHCHRKGHIMEKCYRLVGYPTGHKLYKAKPEERDAKPRFYANKRPAAHNVNYNGYVDAMNRGYQHQFGYQHQSVPHVVNGSEGCSYGQIPARAHHVGYRHDNSNYGNPQNMGPTGSYSGHSHGRNLYGMPSANHIYGHGYPQATQPHGPGPLQYQQMQQILDKDPKLTEATANIATSASKSWVVDTGATNHMGSSLDFLDHPQAVLRSSSNTTHLPNSTSTNVSHTGTSIISDFLKLDNDLCTGKVREIGKVKGSLYILDPATSLSHTMAYKQAFASSVFTSTYTSSPPPLQRPSSPTTTSQTWHQRLGHAPITVLQKIPSLKLSVSNKDTPLFVFCPLSKQTRFPFPHSVKKIVSPFQVVHMDVWGPYRQYTYNGYRYFLTIVDDYTRMTWVFLMKHKSDSVIHI, translated from the exons ATGTCTAGAGAATTGGCAAGTGGTATGGTTCATTTGACCAATGCTGCAGCTGTTTGGAAAGACTTAGGTGAGAGAATTGCCAAACGAGATCTTACTAGGATATATCAAGTTCATCATGAGATTTGCACAATAACACAAGGGAATCTATCCATTTCTGAGTTCTTCTCTAGGCTAAAGACTGCTTGGGAGAATTACTCTGCATTATTGCCAGTGCCACAATGTTGTGATAAATCAAAGGTTTATGCTGAGCATATGAAACAACAGAGATTGATGCAATTTTTTATGGGATTAAATGAGACATATAGTCATGCACGCAGCCAAATCCTCATGATAGTGCTAGCTCCCACATTGAATCAAGCTTATAGTATGTTGTTACGGGATGAGAGTCAAAGAGTACAATCAAATTTGATATCTCAAACACAACATCACATTGAGCAAGTGAACCTGAATAACACCACAGCATTGGCAGTAGCACATTACGATAAGTTCAAAAAGGCTACTAATAGTGAAATGTACTGCACACATTGCCACAGGAAGGGACACATAATGGAGAAGTGTTATAGACTGGTAGGATATCCAACAGGACACAAGTTATATAAAGCAAAGCCTGAAGAAAGAGATGCTAAGCCAAGGTTTTATGCCAATAAAAGACCAGCTGCACATAATGTCAACTACAATGGATATGTTGATGCTATGAATCGTGGCTATCAGCATCAGTTTGGCTATCAGCATCAGTCTGTTCCTCATGTTGTAAATGGAAGTGAAGGTTGTAGTTATGGTCAGATACCAGCCAGAGCACACCATGTTGGTTATAGACATGACAATTCCAACTATGGTAATCCACAAAACATGGGACCTACTGGTAGTTATTCTGGACATAGTCATGGGAGAAATCTTTATGGGATGCCATCTGCAAACCACATTTATGGGCATGGTTATCCACAAGCTACTCAACCACATGGTCCTGGTCCTCTTCAATACCAACAGATGCAACAGATACTAGATAAGGATCCAAAACTCACTGAAGCCACTGCTAATATAGCAA CCAGTGCTTCTAAGTCTTGGGTAGTTGACACTGGAGCAACAAATCACATGGGTTCTAGTTTGGACTTTTTAGATCATCCTCAAGCAGTCCTACGCTCTAGTTCCAATACAACTCACCTTCCAAATAGCACTAGCACTAATGTGTCTCATACTGGCACCTCTATTATTTCTGACTTCTTAAAGTTGGATAAT GACCTGTGTACTGGCAAGGTGAGGGAGATTGGTAAAGTCAAAGGAAGTTTATACATCCTGGATCCTGCCACCTCATTGTCACATACCATGGCTTACAAACAAGCTTTTGCTTCCTCAGTTTTCACTTCTACCTATACCTCTAGTCCTCCACCTTTGCAACGTCCATCATCTCCTACTACAACTTCTCAGACTTGGCATCAAAGGTTGGGACATGCTCCTATCACAGTTCTGCAGAAAATACCATCTTTAAAACTTTCAGTTTCAAATAAAGACACACCTTTGTTTGTTTTTTGTCCTTTGTCTAAACAAACTAGATTCCCATTTCCCCATAGTGTTAAGAAAATTGTTTCCCCTTTTCAAGTTGTACACATGGATGTATGGGGCCCATATAGACAATATACTTACAATGGATATAGATACTTTCTCACCATTGTGGATGACTACACTAGAATGACTTGGGTGTTCTTGATGAAACATAAAAGTGATTCTGTTATCCACATATAG
- the LOC132603753 gene encoding protein TIFY 10B-like isoform X1 produces MSNWQLSSSDGRNTYSESHVMQTCNLLSQYFNGKASLKDLNLRIGGKEEAIATKDFLTNMVESSAKTTEQEQILIDDVPKSATTKSFRETEMPLNKAGGSKEIIPKDQQKAAQLSIFYGGKVVVFDDFPAEKARAVMLLASRGIPRNSNSAASKQQAETNGANSYDLPIARRSSLYRFLEKRKDRDTAVAPYQMHKTLPSSSRTREGHFDLNF; encoded by the exons ATGTCAAATTGGCAACTTTCTTCATCAGATGGTAGAAATACTTATAGTGAATCCCATGTCATGCAGACCTGTAACTTGTTGAGTCAGTATTTCAATGGAAAGGCCAGCCTCAAAGATCTGAATCTTAGAATCGGTGGCAAAGAAGAAGCCATAG CAACTAAGGATTTTTTGACCAACATGGTAGAATCATCAGCTAAGACAACAGAGCAAGAGCAGATATTAATAGATGATGTTCCTAAAAGTGCCACAACAAAATCTTTTAGAGAAACGGAAATGCCCTTAAATAAGGCCGGCGGCAG CAAAGAGATCATACCAAAGGATCAGCAAAAAGCAGCCCAATTGTCAATATTCTATGGGGGTAAAGTGGTCGTTTTTGATGATTTCCCAGCTGAGAAAGCTAGAGCTGTGATGTTATTAGCTAGCAGAGGAATTCCTCGCAACTCTAATTCTGCTGCTTCAAAACAGCAAGCAGAGACTAATGGAGCTAACAGCTATG ATTTACCTATTGCAAGAAGATCTTCACTTTATAGATTCCTTGAGAAGAGGAAAGATAG GGATACGGCTGTAGCACCATACCAAATGCACAAAACGTTGCCATCATCTTCAAGGACTCGTGAAGGCCATTTTGATCTTAACTTCTAG
- the LOC132603753 gene encoding jasmonate ZIM domain-containing protein 1-like isoform X2 produces MSNWQLSSSDGRNTYSESHVMQTCNLLSQYFNGKASLKDLNLRIGGKEEAIATKDFLTNMVESSAKTTEQEQILIDDVPKSATTKSFRETEMPLNKAGGSKEIIPKDQQKAAQLSIFYGGKVVVFDDFPAEKARAVMLLASRGIPRNSNSAASKQQAETNGANSYENTTTQILHSRRDGSKV; encoded by the exons ATGTCAAATTGGCAACTTTCTTCATCAGATGGTAGAAATACTTATAGTGAATCCCATGTCATGCAGACCTGTAACTTGTTGAGTCAGTATTTCAATGGAAAGGCCAGCCTCAAAGATCTGAATCTTAGAATCGGTGGCAAAGAAGAAGCCATAG CAACTAAGGATTTTTTGACCAACATGGTAGAATCATCAGCTAAGACAACAGAGCAAGAGCAGATATTAATAGATGATGTTCCTAAAAGTGCCACAACAAAATCTTTTAGAGAAACGGAAATGCCCTTAAATAAGGCCGGCGGCAG CAAAGAGATCATACCAAAGGATCAGCAAAAAGCAGCCCAATTGTCAATATTCTATGGGGGTAAAGTGGTCGTTTTTGATGATTTCCCAGCTGAGAAAGCTAGAGCTGTGATGTTATTAGCTAGCAGAGGAATTCCTCGCAACTCTAATTCTGCTGCTTCAAAACAGCAAGCAGAGACTAATGGAGCTAACAGCTATG AAAATACAACTACTCAAATATTGCACAGTCGCAGAGACGGATCCAAGGTATAA